From Xylanibacter oryzae DSM 17970, a single genomic window includes:
- a CDS encoding nucleoside deaminase, which translates to MTTKELMREAIRLANDNVKNGGGPFGAVIADKSGNIISTGVNRVTANNDPTAHAEVSAIRAAGSKLGTFSMEGYSIYTSCEPCPMCLGAIYWAHLDKIYYANTKDDAKNIDFDDSFIYDEIALTPDRRKKPSEQILRDEAIKTFEAWAKKDDKIEY; encoded by the coding sequence ATGACAACTAAAGAATTGATGCGCGAAGCAATTCGCTTGGCTAATGATAATGTAAAAAATGGTGGTGGTCCTTTTGGGGCGGTAATAGCAGATAAGAGTGGAAATATAATATCTACAGGCGTAAATCGTGTTACGGCTAACAATGATCCGACTGCTCATGCGGAAGTAAGTGCTATTAGAGCTGCGGGTTCCAAATTAGGAACGTTTAGTATGGAGGGTTATTCTATATATACATCTTGTGAGCCATGTCCAATGTGTCTTGGAGCTATTTATTGGGCTCATCTAGATAAAATATATTATGCCAATACCAAGGATGATGCTAAAAATATAGATTTTGATGATTCTTTCATTTATGATGAGATAGCTCTTACGCCCGACAGACGCAAAAAACCGTCTGAGCAGATTTTAAGAGATGAGGCAATCAAGACATTTGAGGCTTGGGCGAAGAAAGATGATAAGATAGAATATTGA
- a CDS encoding glycoside hydrolase family 28 protein — MRKIIVILVILFIANNNMSGKKKAECFPNGEIISEWFSDTTRIDINNLGKQYVITDYGVVNDSSLIQTEKIQNVIDQCYKNGGGVVVVPKGTFLTGSLFFKQGTNLYLSDGAKLKGSDAITNYKIIPTRLEGVTMNYFAALINADHLNGFSISGRGTIDGNGKKFYDEFWLRRKVIPNCTNLEALRPRLLYISNSTDVKVCGVRMINSGFWTNHIYKCKRVKYIGCYIYAPTDGYPKGPSTDAIDLDVCKDVLIDGCYVNVNDDGICLKGGKGTFVDKDSTNGICQNIIVQNCSFGKAGGGITFGSECFDAKNIIMRNCRFNKTSNILLFKMRPDTPQKYQYVSVENCTGNTTYGIRTRIWTQFFDLRVRKDMPRSSVSDVEMKDINVTCSQSFYELKQSDKYDLGNFSFENINAKDSNGKMPVSFLKNCKIKNVEINGNKIK, encoded by the coding sequence ATGAGAAAAATAATCGTAATATTAGTGATATTGTTTATTGCTAATAATAATATGTCAGGAAAGAAGAAAGCAGAATGCTTCCCAAATGGAGAAATTATTTCGGAGTGGTTTTCGGATACTACACGAATTGATATTAATAATCTAGGGAAACAATATGTAATAACAGATTATGGAGTAGTTAATGACTCAAGTTTAATCCAGACAGAAAAAATACAGAATGTAATAGACCAATGTTATAAAAATGGTGGAGGAGTTGTAGTTGTTCCTAAAGGAACATTCCTTACCGGTTCTTTGTTTTTTAAACAAGGAACTAACCTCTACTTAAGTGATGGGGCTAAATTGAAAGGGAGTGATGCTATTACAAACTATAAAATAATTCCGACACGATTAGAAGGCGTTACAATGAATTATTTTGCAGCATTGATAAATGCAGACCATTTAAATGGTTTTTCAATTTCAGGTAGAGGAACAATTGATGGTAATGGCAAAAAGTTTTATGATGAGTTTTGGCTCAGGAGAAAGGTAATTCCTAATTGTACCAACTTAGAAGCTTTAAGACCTAGATTACTCTATATATCTAATTCAACAGATGTAAAAGTTTGTGGAGTCAGAATGATTAATTCAGGATTTTGGACTAACCATATATATAAATGCAAAAGAGTTAAATATATAGGATGTTATATTTATGCACCAACAGATGGATATCCCAAAGGACCAAGTACAGATGCTATAGATTTAGATGTCTGTAAAGATGTCCTGATTGATGGATGTTATGTAAATGTTAATGATGATGGTATTTGTCTTAAGGGTGGCAAAGGAACATTTGTTGATAAAGATTCGACAAATGGAATTTGCCAAAATATAATAGTTCAGAATTGTAGCTTTGGAAAAGCAGGAGGGGGTATAACATTTGGAAGTGAATGTTTTGATGCTAAAAATATTATAATGAGGAATTGTCGTTTCAATAAAACAAGTAATATCCTATTGTTTAAAATGCGTCCGGACACTCCTCAGAAGTATCAATATGTTAGTGTGGAGAATTGTACAGGTAATACTACATATGGTATAAGAACACGCATTTGGACTCAGTTCTTTGATTTGAGAGTACGCAAAGATATGCCTCGTTCTTCTGTCTCTGATGTAGAAATGAAAGATATAAATGTTACTTGCTCACAATCATTCTATGAACTGAAGCAATCTGATAAATATGATTTGGGTAATTTCTCATTTGAAAATATTAATGCAAAGGACTCGAATGGTAAAATGCCCGTATCATTCCTTAAGAACTGTAAGATAAAGAACGTCGAGATTAATGGGAATAAGATTAAGTAA
- a CDS encoding helix-turn-helix domain-containing protein yields MPSVPIDSITNNDKDKEFLSKMYKLIEGNTSNPDFSIDYLAKELCVSRSGLFAKIKGVADVTPNELIQIIRLKKAASMLLENKYQISEICFMVGFNSPSYFSKCFQKQFGMSPSEYIGSQNL; encoded by the coding sequence ATGCCATCTGTACCTATTGATTCCATCACTAACAATGATAAAGACAAAGAGTTTTTGTCTAAGATGTATAAACTTATAGAGGGGAATACGTCTAATCCAGACTTCTCAATAGACTATCTTGCAAAAGAGCTCTGCGTAAGCCGTTCAGGACTGTTTGCCAAGATAAAGGGTGTGGCAGATGTCACTCCCAACGAATTGATACAGATAATACGACTTAAGAAAGCCGCATCTATGCTGCTTGAGAATAAATATCAGATTAGTGAGATTTGTTTCATGGTAGGTTTTAATAGCCCATCCTATTTTTCCAAGTGTTTCCAGAAACAGTTTGGCATGTCTCCTTCTGAATATATTGGCTCACAGAATTTATAA
- a CDS encoding hybrid sensor histidine kinase/response regulator transcription factor has translation MNKFRFLVFCITICMISSCSQTRRTDSNVSKTLESIRTDTLSLPIQIRSKKLTIQDGLPSNSISSIYQDRKGFMWFCTHNGLARYDGNRMVIFKRNANYGSLDDNRIKSIEEDYKNKNMWLFCTSEVFSCLNLKSGQNSDYMYGKPKPHFTNSKILKAGTIWLYGKKEGALKVSLKDGKFRTERFGKNNIGSDNIILFDAINSDRIILCTPGRMYIQTHNKLIFAYRGKSFVKIMKFANKRMLLSDDGSIYQLNGNKVRFLLNIGFSKEQSYIGGIIWKGNWIIFTNTGSYSVDIKNSKVRCCTGEWNINNGKVITDNKGRKWIYNKTGILRMVTNKGLISLNLLPRNETNYIDYERYHIVEDKHGLIWISTYGNGLFVYSKDLKQHQHFTANGSEDSPIASDHILDMIADRNGSVWVSTEFGGIAHIEVLEKTTERILPDENKHMAFSNVVRMISKNKDGDIYVSTRAGWLYKYSPDMKHLILKKHFDSNVYAIKEAEDGNTWIGTRGKGIYGIKGLSFKDHNVFCMTMDGKKRMWIGTYGDGLSVAWKKGNGYHVKNMFSDSVGTNEVRCLKIDKNGWIWMGSTGGLIVFNPNKLINNTLAYYRYKKGSEIHDIMIDKKNRVWITLPGEGICVTDFKNGYQNLKFKQYNQSNGLINNMTQSIVEDKKGNYWISTQQGVSCFNYDKNTIDNYYMDPNQMGNVYNENSAVCLNDGRILLGGYYGLTIINPSKLHHYYDKMGLVFTSQPYTDTMILDYKNNSPVIDFSTLDYSDVKNVKYTYWLEGYDNTWSVTSPNAWAAYKNLPPGKYKLHAKACNTDGEWGNESVLSIVIRPPFYMSAWAIMIYIILIVITIYFIVKNIKEKDELRTKVKLERELTKYKLSFFTNIAHEFRTPLTLIAGSLEKEARIVKINHWQSELDKSIHTMDKSVRRMLRLIDQLLEFRKMQAGKLALALEETDVVHFIKELCMTFEDAAESKNISFTIESSEDAYIMFIDKRHLDKIVFNLLSNAFKYTPSGGNISVAINFNREMTITVTDTGVGIPKEKRGQLFNGFMQSSYTGESFGIGLHLTKELVIVHHGAIEYKENTNGGSIFTVNIPTDKSVYDESDFLVKDNPILKDEIKASIPFKEEETLNNVNNTKPLNKKKILLVEDDNDVRDFLVEELSIYFEIETESDGKSGIAKAKDYDADLIISDVMMPRMNGFELTKRLKNNFETSHIPIILLTALSNEESHLEGTESGADAYVTKPFSPQLLIARIFQLLDQREKLKQKFSKNLETIRPTLCATEQDNTFARRLNAIIESKISDQTLSVEKIADMLHIGRTIFYRKVRGITGYTPNEYLRVMRLKHAAELLKSGVMNVSEVAYEVGFDNPYYFSKCFKDQFGVPPSKYRE, from the coding sequence ATGAATAAATTTAGGTTCCTTGTATTTTGCATCACTATTTGCATGATTTCCAGTTGTAGTCAGACAAGACGAACAGATTCTAATGTTAGTAAAACTTTAGAATCTATTCGTACTGACACGCTGTCTTTGCCTATACAGATAAGATCTAAGAAGCTGACTATACAAGATGGATTGCCGTCAAATTCCATTTCATCGATATACCAAGACAGGAAAGGCTTTATGTGGTTCTGTACTCACAATGGACTGGCACGCTATGATGGAAACAGGATGGTAATATTTAAACGTAATGCCAATTATGGTTCTCTTGATGATAACAGGATAAAATCTATTGAGGAAGATTACAAAAATAAGAACATGTGGCTCTTTTGCACTTCTGAGGTCTTTTCATGCCTTAATTTAAAAAGTGGACAGAATTCTGATTATATGTATGGTAAACCTAAGCCACACTTTACAAATTCAAAAATATTAAAAGCCGGTACTATTTGGTTATACGGGAAAAAAGAAGGAGCTTTAAAAGTTAGTTTAAAAGACGGTAAATTTCGGACAGAAAGATTTGGCAAAAACAATATTGGTTCTGATAATATCATATTGTTTGACGCCATCAACTCAGACAGGATAATATTATGCACACCCGGCAGGATGTATATTCAGACTCATAATAAACTGATCTTTGCATACCGAGGTAAAAGTTTTGTAAAGATAATGAAATTTGCCAATAAACGAATGCTTCTCTCTGATGATGGAAGCATATATCAATTGAATGGAAATAAAGTAAGATTCTTACTAAATATAGGATTCAGTAAGGAGCAATCATATATAGGAGGTATCATTTGGAAGGGTAACTGGATTATATTCACTAATACCGGAAGTTATTCTGTTGACATCAAGAATTCTAAAGTAAGATGCTGTACTGGTGAATGGAATATCAACAATGGTAAAGTTATAACTGACAATAAAGGCAGGAAATGGATATATAATAAGACAGGAATATTAAGAATGGTTACCAATAAAGGTCTTATAAGTTTAAATCTATTACCAAGAAACGAAACAAACTATATCGACTATGAACGTTATCATATAGTAGAAGATAAACATGGGTTAATCTGGATTTCGACATATGGTAATGGACTATTTGTATACAGCAAAGACCTTAAACAGCACCAACACTTTACTGCAAATGGGAGTGAAGACTCGCCAATTGCCTCAGACCATATTCTTGACATGATTGCGGACCGTAACGGTAGTGTATGGGTTAGTACTGAATTTGGTGGAATAGCTCATATTGAGGTACTTGAAAAGACTACAGAACGAATATTGCCGGATGAAAACAAACACATGGCATTCTCTAATGTGGTAAGAATGATTTCCAAAAACAAGGATGGAGATATTTATGTGTCAACTCGAGCAGGCTGGCTGTACAAATATAGTCCGGATATGAAGCATCTTATATTAAAGAAACACTTCGATTCAAATGTATATGCTATAAAAGAAGCTGAAGATGGCAATACTTGGATAGGTACACGCGGCAAAGGTATATATGGTATAAAAGGACTCTCGTTCAAAGACCATAATGTCTTCTGCATGACTATGGACGGTAAGAAAAGAATGTGGATAGGAACTTATGGAGACGGTTTAAGTGTTGCATGGAAAAAAGGCAATGGATATCATGTCAAAAACATGTTTTCCGACAGCGTTGGAACAAATGAAGTAAGATGCCTGAAAATAGACAAAAACGGATGGATATGGATGGGGTCCACAGGTGGACTTATTGTATTCAATCCTAACAAACTTATCAATAATACTTTAGCATACTACAGATATAAAAAAGGTTCTGAAATACACGATATTATGATTGACAAAAAAAATCGTGTATGGATTACCCTACCTGGTGAAGGTATATGTGTTACGGATTTCAAGAACGGATACCAGAACTTAAAATTTAAGCAATACAATCAGTCTAATGGACTAATAAACAATATGACCCAATCTATTGTTGAAGATAAAAAAGGAAATTACTGGATATCTACTCAACAAGGTGTATCATGCTTTAATTACGATAAAAACACCATTGACAATTATTATATGGACCCAAATCAAATGGGTAACGTTTACAATGAAAATTCAGCGGTGTGCCTTAATGATGGCAGAATATTATTAGGTGGATATTATGGACTTACTATTATCAACCCCAGTAAGCTACATCATTATTATGATAAGATGGGACTTGTTTTCACATCTCAACCTTATACAGACACGATGATTCTTGATTATAAAAACAATTCACCTGTTATTGATTTTTCTACACTAGACTATTCTGATGTAAAAAATGTAAAATATACTTATTGGCTGGAAGGTTATGATAATACATGGAGTGTGACATCACCTAATGCATGGGCCGCATATAAGAATCTTCCTCCGGGGAAATATAAATTACACGCAAAAGCATGCAATACTGATGGTGAGTGGGGAAATGAGAGCGTGTTGAGTATTGTTATCAGACCACCTTTCTATATGTCAGCATGGGCTATTATGATATACATTATATTAATTGTAATTACAATATATTTCATAGTTAAGAATATTAAAGAGAAGGATGAACTCCGCACTAAGGTTAAACTTGAACGAGAACTGACAAAATATAAATTGTCATTCTTTACCAATATAGCACACGAATTCCGTACGCCACTTACATTGATAGCAGGTTCTCTGGAGAAAGAAGCCAGAATTGTAAAAATAAACCATTGGCAGAGTGAACTTGATAAGTCTATACATACTATGGATAAGAGTGTAAGAAGGATGTTAAGACTGATCGACCAGCTTCTTGAATTTAGAAAGATGCAAGCAGGAAAACTAGCTCTTGCCTTAGAAGAAACAGACGTCGTACACTTTATCAAGGAATTGTGCATGACATTTGAAGATGCAGCCGAATCTAAAAATATTAGTTTTACTATTGAGTCATCAGAAGATGCTTATATAATGTTTATAGATAAAAGGCATCTTGACAAAATAGTATTTAATCTTCTTTCAAATGCATTCAAATACACACCATCCGGGGGTAATATATCTGTAGCTATTAACTTTAATAGAGAAATGACAATAACAGTAACCGATACTGGTGTTGGAATACCAAAAGAAAAGCGTGGACAATTATTTAATGGATTTATGCAAAGTAGTTATACCGGAGAAAGTTTTGGAATAGGACTTCATCTTACTAAAGAACTTGTTATTGTTCATCATGGCGCAATTGAATATAAAGAGAATACCAATGGAGGCTCAATTTTTACAGTAAATATTCCTACAGACAAAAGTGTTTATGACGAATCTGATTTTCTAGTTAAGGATAATCCCATATTAAAAGATGAGATAAAAGCAAGTATTCCTTTTAAAGAAGAAGAAACACTCAATAACGTTAATAATACAAAGCCTCTTAATAAGAAAAAAATCCTATTAGTGGAAGATGATAATGATGTACGTGACTTCCTTGTTGAAGAGTTAAGCATTTATTTTGAAATAGAAACTGAATCTGATGGTAAAAGTGGGATTGCTAAAGCAAAAGATTATGATGCAGACCTAATCATTAGTGATGTTATGATGCCGAGAATGAATGGCTTTGAATTAACAAAACGACTAAAAAATAATTTTGAAACAAGTCATATTCCTATAATTCTTCTCACAGCTCTAAGCAATGAAGAAAGTCACCTTGAGGGTACAGAGTCTGGGGCAGATGCCTATGTTACTAAACCATTCAGCCCCCAATTACTTATCGCAAGGATTTTCCAGCTATTAGATCAACGCGAGAAGCTAAAACAGAAATTTTCCAAAAATCTTGAAACGATAAGACCAACATTGTGTGCTACAGAACAAGATAATACATTTGCTCGTCGCCTTAATGCCATTATTGAGTCTAAAATAAGTGATCAAACTCTTTCTGTTGAGAAGATTGCAGATATGCTACATATCGGACGTACAATTTTCTATCGCAAAGTAAGAGGCATTACGGGATATACGCCCAATGAATATCTACGTGTTATGAGATTAAAGCACGCTGCAGAATTACTCAAGTCGGGCGTAATGAATGTTTCTGAAGTTGCTTACGAAGTAGGCTTTGATAACCCTTATTATTTTAGCAAATGCTTCAAAGACCAATTTGGAGTTCCACCATCAAAATATAGGGAATAA